One window of the Parcubacteria group bacterium genome contains the following:
- a CDS encoding response regulator, with amino-acid sequence MTSKPLVLLAEDDAFLRRMYATKFEQSGIPALLAEDGKQALSLARKHKPKLALVDILMPKVDGFEVLAEMKKDPELKNIPVVLLTNLSEVSDVSRAKKLGAAEYLIKSHFLPSEVIAVARKYLAEA; translated from the coding sequence ATGACGAGTAAACCTTTGGTTTTACTTGCGGAAGATGACGCGTTCCTGCGGCGCATGTATGCGACCAAGTTTGAGCAGTCGGGCATTCCGGCGCTGCTTGCGGAAGACGGAAAGCAAGCGCTCTCCCTCGCGCGCAAACACAAGCCCAAGCTCGCGCTCGTGGATATCCTGATGCCCAAGGTGGACGGGTTTGAGGTGCTTGCCGAGATGAAGAAAGACCCCGAGCTCAAAAACATTCCCGTGGTGCTCTTAACCAATTTGAGCGAGGTTTCGGATGTGAGCCGCGCCAAGAAGTTGGGAGCCGCCGAGTATCTCATCAAATCCCACTTTCTCCCTTCCGAGGTGATTGCCG
- a CDS encoding type II/IV secretion system protein, which produces MLVPFLQFLLAEQALTQEEVALAAARYEGGKSSLDEVLLEVMDEEALLKGKAEFYHLPSVLLSGKPIARAILGLFPKEVVTNYRIIPFEQEGDAVRVAMIDPENLKAREAVDFLARQKGWNTQFYVTTEKGFAHALDQYSGSLSSEVGEALELAGENRKTAGERTRATQEDENLEEVVKSAPVSKMVSVILRHAVEGGASDIHIEPQDNESRVRYRIDGELHATLSLPKYIHNSIISRIKVLANLKLDETRKPQDGRLHFEVDGKQIDIRISTLPLAGSEKVVMRILDVTRGAPTLESLGFIGRNFEVMKRQVGKPNGLFLVTGPTGSGKSTTLFAALSLLNEERVNIVTLEDPIEYYLPGANQSQVRPEVGYTFANGLRSILRQDPDIIMVGEIRDNETASLAVQAALTGHIVLSTLHTNDAVGAVPRLLDMKVEQFLLATTLNIVQAQRLVRKLCEHCKAPAELPPDLVERVRAALASIPEGALYEGVSPAKPVFYKGAGCAKCGDTGYQGRLSIAEVIENTKALSEIITTGFERPLVEKELARQGFISMVQDGIMKALLGLTTADEVVVATKE; this is translated from the coding sequence ATGCTTGTTCCGTTTCTACAATTTTTGCTCGCCGAGCAGGCCTTGACCCAGGAAGAGGTTGCCCTAGCCGCGGCCCGGTACGAAGGAGGGAAGAGTTCTCTGGATGAGGTGCTCTTGGAGGTTATGGACGAAGAGGCGCTGCTTAAGGGCAAGGCCGAATTCTACCACCTTCCGAGCGTATTGCTTTCCGGCAAACCCATTGCCCGCGCTATCTTGGGCCTTTTCCCCAAGGAGGTGGTGACCAACTACCGCATTATTCCGTTTGAGCAAGAGGGGGATGCGGTCAGGGTTGCCATGATTGATCCCGAGAACCTCAAGGCGCGCGAGGCCGTGGATTTTCTCGCGCGCCAGAAAGGCTGGAACACGCAGTTCTATGTGACCACGGAAAAGGGTTTTGCGCACGCGCTGGACCAGTACTCGGGCAGCCTTTCGAGCGAGGTGGGCGAGGCGCTTGAGCTTGCGGGCGAGAATCGGAAAACCGCCGGAGAGCGCACGCGCGCCACGCAGGAGGACGAGAATTTGGAAGAAGTGGTCAAGAGCGCCCCGGTTTCCAAGATGGTGAGCGTGATCTTGCGGCACGCGGTTGAGGGCGGGGCTTCGGACATCCACATTGAGCCGCAGGACAACGAATCGCGGGTGCGCTACCGCATAGACGGCGAACTGCACGCAACGCTCTCCTTGCCCAAGTACATCCATAACTCAATCATTTCACGCATCAAGGTGCTCGCGAACCTCAAACTGGATGAAACCCGCAAGCCCCAGGACGGCCGCCTCCATTTTGAGGTTGACGGCAAGCAGATTGACATCCGCATTTCAACGCTGCCGCTCGCCGGATCCGAAAAGGTGGTGATGCGCATTTTGGACGTGACGCGCGGCGCGCCCACCCTGGAGTCCCTCGGATTTATCGGCCGCAACTTTGAGGTGATGAAGCGCCAGGTGGGCAAGCCCAACGGCCTGTTCCTCGTGACCGGCCCCACGGGCAGCGGAAAATCAACCACCCTGTTCGCGGCGCTCTCCCTCTTGAACGAGGAGCGGGTGAACATCGTGACCCTGGAAGATCCCATTGAGTACTACCTCCCCGGGGCCAACCAGTCCCAGGTGCGGCCCGAGGTGGGGTACACGTTCGCGAACGGCCTGCGCTCCATTCTGCGCCAGGATCCGGACATCATCATGGTGGGCGAAATCCGGGACAACGAAACCGCCTCGCTCGCGGTGCAGGCGGCGCTCACCGGGCACATCGTGCTCTCAACCTTGCACACCAACGACGCGGTTGGCGCGGTTCCGCGGCTTCTGGACATGAAGGTGGAGCAGTTTCTTCTGGCAACGACTTTGAACATTGTGCAGGCCCAGCGCCTGGTGAGGAAGCTGTGCGAGCACTGCAAAGCGCCCGCCGAGCTTCCGCCGGATCTCGTGGAGCGCGTGCGCGCGGCGCTCGCCTCCATTCCCGAGGGTGCGCTGTACGAGGGCGTCTCCCCCGCAAAACCCGTGTTTTACAAGGGAGCCGGGTGCGCCAAGTGCGGAGACACGGGGTACCAGGGGAGGCTTTCCATTGCAGAGGTGATTGAGAACACCAAGGCGCTGTCCGAGATTATCACCACAGGCTTTGAGCGCCCACTCGTGGAGAAAGAGCTCGCGCGCCAGGGATTCATTTCCATGGTGCAGGACGGCATCATGAAAGCCCTGCTCGGTTTGACGACCGCTGATGAGGTCGTGGTAGCCACTAAAGAGTAA